In Blastopirellula marina, a single genomic region encodes these proteins:
- a CDS encoding sulfatase family protein — protein MPNVIVVMADDLGIGDISATNPNCQIKTPSLDRMAAEGLTFLDAHTPSSVCTPTRYGLLTGRYNWRSRLAKGVLSGTSEHLIPADRPTLGHLMKAAGYHTAMIGKWHLGWDWHKENGKIDFTKPVTNGPDINGFDQYYGHCGSLDMPPYVWVDTGRVTAVPQREEGVTAQEDRYGWYRKGPIGPDFEIEQVLPHLFAKSIAYVNERAKPEHTGQPFFLYLPLPAPHTPIVPIAPFKDASGLNPYGDFVMQVDHHMGELFAALKANQLDENTLVFFTSDNGCSPQANFPLLLEKGHDPSAGFRGHKADIYEGGHRVPLIVRWPGHIPKGRKTNALACLTDIYSTLEEVTNQPRKPLGGEDGFSLVPAFDGEETTGRDSLVSHSISGHFAVRQGDWKLCLAHGSGGWSEPREPAAIKQSLPAMQLFNLASDPAEQENLVEANPQKVQQLIQLLETQVENGRCTPGKKVANDRKISFLTESIK, from the coding sequence TTGCCGAACGTTATTGTTGTGATGGCCGACGATTTAGGGATCGGCGATATCTCGGCGACCAATCCTAATTGCCAGATCAAGACACCTAGCCTAGATCGGATGGCTGCTGAGGGGCTGACGTTCTTGGATGCCCATACACCTAGTTCGGTTTGTACCCCGACGCGTTACGGCCTTTTGACTGGTCGTTACAACTGGCGTTCGCGTCTTGCAAAGGGGGTTTTGAGTGGAACGAGTGAACATCTGATTCCTGCCGATCGCCCAACTCTCGGTCATTTGATGAAAGCCGCCGGCTACCACACGGCCATGATCGGCAAGTGGCATCTTGGTTGGGACTGGCACAAAGAAAACGGCAAGATCGACTTCACCAAACCCGTTACCAACGGGCCAGATATTAACGGCTTCGATCAGTACTACGGCCATTGTGGTTCGCTAGATATGCCTCCGTACGTTTGGGTCGATACGGGACGCGTCACTGCCGTTCCCCAGCGAGAAGAAGGAGTGACGGCACAGGAAGATCGTTACGGCTGGTATCGCAAAGGACCGATCGGCCCTGACTTTGAAATCGAGCAAGTTCTTCCCCATCTGTTTGCCAAGTCGATTGCTTACGTCAACGAGCGAGCCAAGCCTGAGCACACAGGTCAGCCCTTCTTTCTGTACTTGCCGCTGCCAGCTCCGCACACACCCATTGTGCCGATCGCGCCTTTCAAGGATGCCAGTGGATTGAACCCATATGGCGACTTTGTCATGCAGGTCGATCATCATATGGGAGAACTGTTCGCAGCATTGAAAGCCAATCAGCTTGACGAGAATACATTGGTTTTCTTTACCAGCGATAATGGCTGTTCCCCTCAAGCCAACTTCCCGCTTCTTTTGGAAAAAGGGCACGACCCTAGCGCCGGCTTTCGCGGCCACAAAGCCGACATCTACGAAGGTGGACATCGGGTTCCCCTGATCGTCCGATGGCCAGGACACATTCCAAAGGGGCGCAAGACCAACGCCTTGGCATGTTTGACCGACATTTACTCTACTCTGGAGGAAGTTACCAACCAGCCTAGAAAACCTCTGGGGGGCGAAGATGGTTTCAGTCTGGTGCCTGCATTCGATGGAGAAGAGACGACCGGACGTGACTCGCTGGTCAGCCATTCGATCTCCGGGCACTTTGCCGTTCGACAGGGTGACTGGAAGCTATGTCTGGCTCACGGTAGTGGCGGATGGAGCGAGCCAAGAGAGCCAGCGGCCATCAAACAAAGTTTGCCTGCAATGCAACTCTTTAACCTGGCCAGCGATCCGGCAGAGCAGGAAAACCTTGTCGAGGCAAATCCCCAAAAAGTGCAGCAATTGATCCAACTGCTGGAAACGCAGGTCGAAAACGGTCGCTGTACGCCAGGAAAGAAAGTGGCGAACGATCGCAAGATTTCGTTTCTCACCGAAAGCATAAAGTAA
- a CDS encoding HD-GYP domain-containing protein gives MDTRTSILVVDDDDIALDMIESYLTREGFLVHTAINGVEAVKILEENEIQIVVTDWEMPMMNGLELCREIRGRFTEHYIYSILLTSRGRNDEIVEGMASGADDFMVKPFNPPELLARINAGVRLIGLETRDLVIFSLARLAESRDTETGQHLERVRQYSRRLAREMSTLPGFAQVIDGEFVRLIYQTSPLHDIGKVGIPDGVLLKPGKLTKDEFEIMKKHTILGAETLDAALKQFPKAKFLQMARDIAVAHHEKWDGSGYPYGLSGLEIPLAARIVAVADVYDALTTRRIYKDAFSTDYAEEIIREGSGKHFDPEVVRAFESCKEDFVSFVQQYSDPIESNSELTSIT, from the coding sequence GTGGATACTCGCACTAGCATTTTAGTGGTCGATGATGACGACATAGCGCTCGATATGATCGAGAGTTATTTGACTCGGGAAGGCTTCCTGGTACACACCGCGATCAACGGTGTCGAAGCGGTCAAGATTCTCGAGGAGAATGAAATTCAGATCGTCGTGACCGACTGGGAAATGCCAATGATGAACGGCCTGGAACTGTGTCGCGAGATCCGGGGGCGTTTCACCGAGCATTATATCTACAGCATCTTGCTGACCAGTCGCGGGCGAAATGATGAAATCGTCGAGGGCATGGCATCAGGTGCGGACGACTTTATGGTCAAGCCCTTCAACCCACCGGAGCTCTTGGCGCGGATTAATGCCGGCGTTCGCTTGATTGGACTGGAAACCCGCGACTTGGTTATTTTCTCGCTCGCACGCCTGGCAGAATCACGTGACACGGAAACGGGCCAGCATTTGGAACGCGTGCGGCAATACTCGCGCCGATTAGCGCGAGAGATGTCGACGCTGCCTGGGTTTGCTCAGGTAATCGATGGTGAATTCGTCCGACTGATTTATCAAACGAGCCCTCTTCACGATATCGGCAAAGTCGGTATTCCCGATGGCGTCTTGCTCAAGCCGGGGAAGCTGACCAAGGATGAGTTCGAGATCATGAAGAAGCACACGATCCTCGGCGCGGAGACACTGGATGCAGCGCTCAAGCAATTCCCCAAGGCCAAGTTCCTGCAAATGGCCAGAGACATTGCGGTGGCTCACCACGAGAAATGGGATGGCAGCGGTTACCCTTACGGTTTAAGCGGCCTGGAAATCCCCCTTGCTGCACGCATTGTGGCAGTGGCCGACGTGTACGATGCTTTGACAACCCGACGCATCTACAAGGATGCATTTAGTACGGATTACGCGGAAGAAATCATTCGCGAAGGAAGTGGAAAGCATTTCGACCCAGAAGTCGTGCGGGCCTTTGAATCTTGCAAGGAAGATTTCGTGAGCTTTGTGCAGCAGTATTCCGACCCTATCGAGAGCAATAGTGAATTGACGTCGATCACTTGA